One region of Sulfuriroseicoccus oceanibius genomic DNA includes:
- a CDS encoding SGNH/GDSL hydrolase family protein, with amino-acid sequence MHWIATVVVGVLLMVGTVVAGPAEDVRARVKQEGAGLKVLFVGNSYSFEVPKAFARVAKREGHGLEVSQVTKGGQRLSGHAADENLKQQIAEGGWDVVVLQEQSQLPSFPAGQVDAQCVPAVRQLVATIRDAGAVPVLFQTWGRRDGDRQNRGDDDFLKMNQRLAAGYARMAASVDPALYVVPVGDAWAAVMAGGNGGALYQRDGSHPSMAGVELAAATIYAALYYDKPEAGSLSQTEGVDRQRLIDAVSQAMRQQGQAAKQ; translated from the coding sequence ATGCATTGGATTGCGACAGTTGTGGTCGGCGTGTTGCTGATGGTTGGAACGGTGGTAGCAGGTCCGGCGGAGGACGTGCGTGCGCGGGTGAAGCAGGAGGGTGCTGGGTTGAAGGTGTTGTTTGTCGGCAATAGCTACAGCTTTGAGGTTCCGAAGGCGTTCGCCAGGGTAGCCAAACGAGAGGGGCATGGGCTGGAGGTGAGTCAGGTGACCAAGGGTGGGCAGCGGTTGAGCGGCCATGCGGCGGATGAGAATCTGAAGCAGCAGATTGCGGAGGGCGGATGGGATGTGGTGGTGCTGCAGGAACAAAGCCAACTGCCTTCGTTTCCGGCGGGGCAGGTGGATGCCCAGTGCGTGCCGGCGGTGCGGCAATTGGTGGCGACGATCCGCGATGCAGGGGCGGTGCCGGTTTTGTTCCAGACCTGGGGGCGGCGGGATGGAGACCGCCAGAACCGGGGCGATGATGATTTTCTCAAGATGAACCAACGTCTGGCCGCGGGGTATGCCCGCATGGCGGCATCGGTGGACCCGGCGCTTTACGTCGTGCCGGTTGGCGATGCGTGGGCTGCGGTGATGGCGGGTGGCAATGGCGGCGCACTCTATCAGCGGGATGGGAGCCATCCGTCCATGGCGGGTGTGGAGTTGGCGGCTGCGACCATTTATGCCGCGCTCTATTATGACAAACCGGAGGCGGGATCGCTTTCGCAGACCGAGGGTGTGGACCGGCAACGTTTGATTGACGCGGTAAGCCAGGCCATGCGCCAACAGGGGCAGGCCGCCAAGCAGTGA
- the metH gene encoding methionine synthase produces MPRPDSTAELTAALEQRILMLDGAMGTTIRGYGLTEQDARGERFKDSEKDLLNNGDILSITRPDVISDIHRRFLEAGSDIIETNSFSGTSIAQSEFFVEDPRESGKGRKDPDFYQKVIDDPFLRDLAWEINVKSAQLAREACDRMTEETGIKRYAAGAIGPMTVGLNNSAVDPDDPGFRVVTFDQVYEDYKRQIRALVEGGVDILMVETIFDALNSKAALVASQDVFEEDGFRLPIIISAAVGRGGETMISAQKVEALWNAVAHVKPLAVGLNCSLGPDEMRPFISELSRVAESFVSCYPNAGMPDPLSPTGFPMLPDDMFGHLGDFAKSGFINLAGGCCGNTPEHIEAIARAVKGIAPRKRPTIEPLLRLSGTEPYNHTDDKNFLMIGERTNVAGSPRFRKLIQEGKLEDALSVARQQVDNGAPVIDICFDDGLIDGVEMMTRFLNLVQSEPDITKVPITVDSSKWEILVAGLKCLQGKGIVNSISLKEGAETFKSNARTIMKFGAAVVVMAFDENGQAATYEEKIRICERAYRILVDEVGFNPQDIIFDPNILTVATGIEEHNNYAVDFFKATKWIKENLPGAKVSGGVSNVSFSFRGNNPVREAMHAAFLYHAGKAGMDMGIVNAGMLEVYDEIPADMLKHVEDVLLNRDPEATERLLDFAEQFKGVKKAQQQADLSWREAPVEKRLEHALLKGIDTFITEDTEEARQKYGRPLKVIEGPLMDGMSVVGDLFGAGKMFLPQVVKSARVMKKSVAYLEPFMEAEKEEKILGIIADLQAKDPSLTTEDARHEAEKSMTAGRVVMATVKGDVHDIGKNIVGVVLACNGFDVIDLGVMVPCEKILDTAIERKADVIGLSGLITPSLDEMVNVAQEMERRGMKLPVMVGGATTSAAHTAVKIAPHYSGPVIHVLDASRSVPVTTNLISEEHSAQFIADNEARHEKLRAGFNKKRKPTISLKSARSNKPAFDWNDYRPAQPEFTGTRVMENQSLRELAEYIDWTPFFHAWELRGVWDREGGFLKTRNEEGAQQAQQLFADAQEMLEDIIANKRFTARGVYGFFPANSKGDDITVWTDDSRTTPRATFHTLRQQIEKETDKPHTALSDFVAPAGTPAGNDYVGGFVVGIHGAHEWANEVETAEHDPYKGIMIKAIADRLAEAFAELLHHRARVAWGYERSNEFNHNELIKEIYRGIRPAPGYPAQPDHTEKITLFDLLGATEKTGVELTESCAMHPGAAVSGLLFSHPESKYFAISELQKDQIEDYAERKNWSVTEAEKWLGPWLGYQD; encoded by the coding sequence ATGCCTCGTCCTGACTCGACCGCTGAACTCACCGCCGCCCTGGAGCAACGTATCCTCATGCTCGATGGCGCCATGGGCACTACCATCCGTGGCTACGGACTCACCGAACAAGACGCCCGCGGCGAGCGCTTCAAGGACAGCGAGAAAGACCTTCTCAACAACGGCGACATCCTTTCCATCACGCGTCCCGATGTCATCAGCGATATCCACCGCCGCTTCCTCGAAGCCGGCTCGGACATCATCGAGACCAACTCGTTCTCGGGCACGTCGATCGCGCAGTCGGAGTTCTTCGTCGAGGACCCACGCGAGTCCGGCAAAGGCCGCAAGGATCCGGACTTCTACCAAAAGGTGATCGACGATCCATTCCTGCGCGATCTTGCCTGGGAGATCAACGTCAAGTCGGCCCAGCTCGCACGCGAAGCCTGTGACCGCATGACCGAAGAAACCGGCATCAAACGCTACGCCGCCGGTGCGATCGGACCAATGACCGTCGGCCTCAACAACTCAGCGGTAGACCCAGACGATCCGGGCTTCCGCGTCGTCACATTCGACCAAGTCTACGAAGACTATAAGCGCCAGATCCGCGCGTTGGTCGAAGGCGGTGTCGACATCCTGATGGTCGAAACCATTTTCGACGCCCTCAACTCAAAGGCCGCCCTCGTTGCCAGCCAGGATGTGTTCGAAGAAGACGGCTTCCGTCTGCCAATCATCATCTCGGCCGCGGTCGGCCGTGGCGGTGAAACCATGATCTCGGCGCAAAAAGTCGAGGCGCTGTGGAACGCGGTCGCCCACGTCAAGCCACTGGCAGTTGGCTTGAACTGCTCGCTCGGCCCAGACGAGATGCGCCCGTTCATCTCGGAGCTCAGCCGCGTCGCCGAGAGCTTTGTCTCATGTTACCCGAACGCCGGCATGCCCGATCCACTGTCGCCTACCGGATTCCCAATGCTGCCGGACGACATGTTCGGCCACCTCGGCGACTTCGCCAAATCCGGCTTCATCAACCTGGCCGGTGGCTGCTGCGGAAACACACCAGAGCACATCGAGGCGATTGCCCGCGCCGTCAAAGGAATCGCTCCACGCAAGCGCCCGACCATCGAACCACTGCTGCGCTTATCCGGCACCGAACCGTACAACCACACGGACGACAAGAATTTCCTCATGATCGGTGAGCGCACCAACGTCGCAGGCTCGCCACGTTTCCGCAAACTCATCCAGGAAGGCAAACTGGAGGACGCCCTCAGCGTCGCCCGCCAGCAGGTCGACAACGGAGCCCCGGTGATCGACATCTGTTTCGATGACGGCCTAATCGACGGCGTGGAAATGATGACACGCTTCCTCAACCTGGTGCAGTCGGAACCCGATATCACCAAGGTTCCGATCACCGTCGACTCGTCGAAGTGGGAGATCCTCGTCGCCGGACTGAAGTGCCTCCAGGGCAAGGGCATCGTCAACTCGATCTCGCTCAAGGAAGGCGCAGAAACCTTCAAAAGCAACGCCCGCACGATCATGAAGTTCGGCGCGGCGGTGGTCGTCATGGCCTTCGACGAAAACGGCCAGGCCGCCACCTACGAAGAGAAAATCCGCATCTGCGAACGCGCCTACCGCATCCTCGTCGATGAAGTCGGATTCAACCCGCAGGACATCATCTTCGACCCGAACATCCTCACCGTCGCCACCGGCATCGAAGAACATAACAACTACGCGGTGGACTTCTTCAAAGCCACCAAGTGGATCAAGGAGAACCTCCCCGGTGCAAAAGTCTCAGGCGGTGTCTCCAACGTCTCGTTCTCGTTCCGAGGTAACAACCCGGTGCGCGAAGCCATGCACGCCGCGTTCCTCTACCACGCTGGCAAGGCTGGCATGGACATGGGCATCGTCAACGCCGGTATGCTCGAAGTGTACGACGAAATCCCTGCTGACATGCTCAAGCACGTCGAGGACGTGCTCCTCAACCGCGACCCGGAAGCCACCGAGCGCCTGCTCGACTTTGCCGAGCAGTTCAAGGGTGTTAAAAAAGCACAACAACAAGCCGACCTCAGTTGGCGCGAAGCACCGGTCGAAAAACGCCTGGAGCACGCACTGCTCAAGGGCATCGACACCTTCATCACCGAGGACACCGAAGAGGCCCGCCAAAAGTACGGTCGCCCGCTCAAGGTCATCGAAGGACCATTAATGGATGGCATGTCGGTGGTCGGCGATTTGTTTGGCGCTGGAAAAATGTTCCTGCCGCAGGTGGTGAAGTCCGCCCGCGTGATGAAGAAATCGGTGGCCTACCTTGAGCCGTTCATGGAAGCGGAGAAGGAAGAGAAAATCCTGGGGATCATCGCCGACCTCCAGGCAAAGGATCCATCCCTCACCACCGAAGACGCCCGCCACGAAGCCGAGAAATCGATGACCGCCGGCCGCGTCGTCATGGCAACCGTCAAAGGCGACGTCCACGACATCGGCAAAAACATCGTCGGCGTCGTGCTCGCCTGCAACGGCTTCGACGTCATCGACCTCGGCGTAATGGTCCCGTGCGAAAAGATCCTCGACACCGCAATCGAACGCAAAGCCGACGTCATCGGTCTGTCCGGATTGATCACCCCGTCGCTCGACGAAATGGTCAACGTCGCCCAGGAAATGGAACGCCGTGGCATGAAGCTCCCGGTCATGGTCGGTGGCGCCACCACCTCCGCCGCCCACACCGCGGTGAAAATCGCGCCACACTACAGCGGCCCGGTGATCCACGTGCTCGACGCCTCGCGATCGGTGCCCGTAACCACCAACCTCATCAGCGAAGAACACAGCGCCCAGTTCATCGCCGATAACGAAGCCCGTCACGAAAAGCTGCGCGCTGGGTTTAACAAAAAGCGCAAGCCAACCATCTCGCTCAAATCAGCCCGCTCTAACAAGCCGGCATTTGACTGGAACGACTACCGTCCCGCCCAGCCTGAGTTCACCGGCACCCGCGTGATGGAGAACCAATCGCTGCGCGAGCTCGCCGAGTACATCGACTGGACACCGTTCTTCCACGCCTGGGAGCTTCGAGGCGTTTGGGACCGCGAAGGTGGCTTCCTCAAGACCCGCAACGAAGAAGGCGCCCAGCAGGCCCAGCAACTCTTCGCCGACGCACAGGAAATGCTCGAAGACATCATCGCCAACAAGCGCTTCACCGCGCGCGGTGTCTATGGGTTCTTCCCGGCTAACAGCAAAGGCGACGACATCACCGTATGGACCGATGACTCGCGCACCACGCCACGCGCCACATTCCACACGCTGCGCCAGCAGATTGAAAAGGAAACCGACAAACCACACACTGCATTGAGCGATTTCGTCGCACCTGCCGGCACACCAGCTGGCAACGACTATGTCGGTGGGTTTGTCGTCGGCATCCACGGCGCACACGAGTGGGCGAACGAAGTCGAAACTGCCGAGCACGACCCATACAAGGGCATCATGATCAAAGCGATCGCCGACCGCCTGGCCGAGGCATTTGCCGAGCTGCTCCACCACCGCGCCCGTGTGGCATGGGGCTACGAGCGCTCGAATGAGTTCAACCACAACGAGCTGATCAAAGAGATCTACCGCGGCATCCGTCCGGCTCCAGGCTACCCGGCCCAGCCCGACCACACCGAAAAGATCACACTCTTCGACCTGCTTGGCGCCACCGAAAAGACCGGCGTCGAACTCACCGAATCCTGCGCGATGCACCCAGGTGCCGCCGTTTCCGGACTGCTCTTCTCCCACCCTGAGTCGAAGTACTTCGCCATCAGCGAACTGCAAAAAGATCAGATCGAAGACTACGCCGAACGCAAAAACTGGTCGGTCACCGAAGCCGAAAAATGGCTCGGCCCATGGCTCGGCTACCAAGACTAG
- the nrdD gene encoding anaerobic ribonucleoside-triphosphate reductase, with amino-acid sequence MNTTSSAIQTTLFDVPNGLPYPLVTKRDGSRVPFSLERIAQAVYKAGLAAQIDDFAYAGQVTASVTAKMMGRDEVCVTEIHRMVENEMMAGPHKEAARAYIEFRHDRDKARERGSQLNREIEGLVEQSNTELMNENANKDAQVIPTQRDLLAGIIAKHYAKQYILPKDVVAAHESGDLHYHDLDYAPFFPMFNCMLIDLKGMLTQGFKMGNAEIDQPRSISTATAVTAQIIAQVASHIYGGTTINRIDEVLAPYVTCSYEKHLETGEKWQVADPEAYAMALTEKECFDAFQSLEYEVNTLHTANGQTPFVTFGFGLGESWQSRMIQKSILENRIRGLGKRHKTPVFPKLVFGIKRGHNSRPEDPNYDIKQLALKCASERMYPDILNYDKTVEVTGSFKFPMGCRSFLGAYECDGVEQHEGRNNLGVVSLNLPRIAIEAQGNESRFFELLGERLKLARRALDTRIARLQGVKARVAPVLYMEGACGVRLKADDPVSDIFKDGRASISLGYIGLHETINALYQNKEHVYNSAELRAKALGIVKMLKGAVDAWKAETGYGYSLYSTPSENLCDRFCRLDLKRFGQIEGVTDKGYYTNSFHLDVEKKVNPYDKLDFEMCYPPVASGGFICYGEYPNMKRNIEALEDVWDYSYDRVPYYGTNTPIDECYECGYTGEFDCKASGFTCPKCGNNDPSRVSVTRRVCGYLGNPDARPFNAGKQEEVKRRVKHM; translated from the coding sequence ATGAACACAACATCTAGTGCAATTCAGACAACGCTGTTTGACGTACCGAATGGGCTTCCTTACCCGTTGGTGACCAAGAGGGATGGGAGCCGGGTGCCCTTTTCCTTGGAGCGTATTGCGCAGGCTGTGTACAAGGCGGGACTGGCCGCACAGATCGACGATTTCGCGTATGCGGGCCAGGTGACGGCGTCTGTCACGGCGAAGATGATGGGCCGTGACGAGGTGTGTGTGACGGAAATTCATCGGATGGTCGAGAACGAAATGATGGCGGGTCCGCATAAGGAAGCGGCGCGTGCCTATATTGAGTTTCGTCATGACCGCGACAAGGCGCGTGAGCGGGGGAGTCAGCTCAACCGTGAGATCGAAGGCTTGGTAGAGCAGAGCAATACCGAGCTGATGAATGAGAACGCGAACAAAGACGCGCAGGTGATACCGACCCAGCGTGATTTGTTGGCAGGGATCATCGCGAAGCACTACGCCAAGCAGTACATTCTACCGAAGGATGTGGTGGCTGCACATGAGTCGGGGGACCTGCACTACCACGATTTGGATTACGCGCCATTTTTCCCGATGTTCAACTGCATGCTCATCGACCTGAAGGGGATGTTGACCCAGGGCTTCAAGATGGGGAATGCGGAGATTGACCAGCCGCGCTCGATTTCCACGGCGACGGCGGTGACGGCGCAGATCATCGCGCAGGTGGCGAGCCATATTTACGGTGGGACCACGATCAACCGGATCGACGAGGTGTTGGCTCCGTATGTGACCTGCAGTTATGAGAAGCATCTGGAGACGGGCGAGAAGTGGCAGGTGGCGGATCCCGAGGCGTACGCGATGGCGTTGACGGAGAAGGAGTGCTTCGATGCGTTCCAGTCGCTGGAGTATGAGGTGAATACATTGCACACCGCGAATGGGCAGACGCCATTTGTGACTTTTGGTTTCGGGCTTGGGGAGTCGTGGCAGTCGCGGATGATCCAGAAGTCGATTTTGGAGAACCGGATCCGGGGACTGGGCAAGCGCCACAAGACGCCGGTGTTCCCCAAATTGGTGTTTGGGATCAAGCGCGGGCACAACAGCCGCCCCGAGGATCCGAACTACGATATCAAGCAGCTGGCGCTCAAGTGCGCGTCCGAGCGGATGTATCCGGATATCTTGAACTACGACAAGACCGTGGAGGTGACGGGCTCGTTCAAGTTCCCAATGGGCTGCCGCAGTTTCCTCGGCGCGTATGAGTGCGATGGCGTGGAACAGCACGAGGGACGTAACAATCTGGGTGTGGTGAGTTTGAACCTGCCGCGTATCGCCATTGAGGCGCAGGGGAATGAGTCGCGTTTCTTCGAGTTGCTGGGCGAGCGTCTGAAGTTGGCTCGCCGTGCGTTGGACACGCGGATTGCGCGTTTGCAAGGGGTGAAGGCGCGAGTGGCGCCGGTTTTGTACATGGAGGGTGCGTGCGGTGTGCGGCTGAAGGCAGATGATCCGGTGTCGGACATCTTCAAGGATGGGCGTGCGTCGATCAGCCTGGGGTACATTGGATTGCACGAGACGATCAACGCGCTCTATCAGAACAAAGAGCACGTTTACAATTCAGCCGAACTGCGGGCCAAGGCGCTGGGTATCGTGAAGATGCTGAAGGGGGCGGTCGATGCGTGGAAGGCGGAAACCGGATATGGCTACAGTTTGTACAGCACGCCGAGTGAGAACCTTTGCGATCGCTTCTGCCGCTTGGACTTGAAGCGTTTCGGCCAGATCGAAGGAGTGACGGATAAGGGGTACTACACGAATAGCTTCCACTTGGATGTGGAGAAGAAAGTGAACCCATACGACAAGCTCGACTTCGAGATGTGTTATCCGCCGGTGGCTAGTGGTGGGTTTATTTGTTACGGCGAGTACCCGAACATGAAGCGCAACATCGAGGCGCTTGAGGATGTGTGGGATTACAGCTACGACCGTGTGCCGTACTACGGGACCAACACGCCGATCGATGAGTGCTACGAGTGTGGGTACACCGGCGAGTTCGACTGCAAGGCCAGTGGGTTCACTTGTCCGAAGTGTGGTAACAACGATCCGTCCAGGGTGTCGGTGACACGTCGGGTTTGTGGTTACCTCGGGAACCCGGATGCGCGTCCGTTCAACGCGGGCAAGCAGGAAGAGGTGAAGCGCCGCGTGAAGCACATGTAG
- a CDS encoding LysR family transcriptional regulator: MELRQLQYFVAVAELGGISAAARQANITQPALSRQIKALEDELGVALLERGARSISLTAAGELMADEAKRILNACESLAYRVQVAGRQVCLRVGYAPSLAAPYLGPALEKFQQLHPHARFTLSDLSSAEMRDRLIAGDLDVIISVPSDLKDAEVAWTKLDEPEWAVAVPVGHALAKVGAVKPEDLSGERVLMFDRHEYPEYWDSVSGYFRKHGINAKVAGEFDSVTSLGAALEAGLGLALIAKASRIGESDRVKVVSVSPAPSGICTAVGVSAKRELADAVREFVKLLGS; the protein is encoded by the coding sequence ATGGAACTACGACAACTCCAGTACTTCGTGGCGGTGGCCGAACTCGGCGGCATCTCCGCGGCAGCGCGTCAGGCTAACATTACGCAACCCGCATTGAGCCGGCAGATCAAGGCGCTCGAGGATGAGTTGGGTGTGGCGTTGCTCGAGCGCGGTGCACGGTCGATTTCGCTCACGGCAGCTGGTGAGTTGATGGCGGACGAGGCGAAGCGGATTCTGAATGCGTGCGAGTCGTTGGCGTACCGGGTTCAGGTAGCGGGGCGCCAGGTTTGTTTGCGGGTGGGGTATGCGCCTTCGTTGGCGGCGCCTTATCTTGGGCCGGCGTTGGAGAAGTTCCAGCAACTGCATCCGCATGCGCGCTTTACGTTGTCGGACCTTTCGAGTGCGGAGATGCGGGACCGTTTGATTGCCGGCGATCTGGACGTGATTATTTCCGTGCCCTCTGATCTGAAGGATGCCGAGGTGGCGTGGACCAAGCTCGACGAGCCTGAGTGGGCGGTCGCGGTGCCGGTTGGTCATGCGTTGGCGAAGGTCGGCGCGGTGAAGCCTGAGGATTTGTCCGGTGAGCGTGTGTTGATGTTCGACCGCCACGAGTACCCCGAGTATTGGGATTCGGTGAGCGGTTATTTCCGCAAGCATGGGATTAACGCGAAGGTCGCTGGTGAGTTCGACAGCGTGACCAGTCTGGGCGCGGCATTAGAGGCGGGGCTTGGGTTGGCGTTGATTGCCAAGGCCAGCCGGATCGGTGAAAGCGATCGGGTGAAAGTGGTGAGCGTATCACCGGCACCGAGTGGGATTTGCACGGCGGTCGGGGTTTCTGCGAAGCGCGAGCTTGCCGACGCGGTGCGCGAGTTTGTGAAGCTCTTGGGGAGTTAG
- the nrdG gene encoding anaerobic ribonucleoside-triphosphate reductase-activating protein: MNYHRYIDVDVVNGPGTRCTLYVAGCEHHCPGCYNASTWPLNSGHPFCDALADQIVADLNDTRIRRRGLSLTGGDPLHPENVPEVLKLVRRVRAECPGKDVWMWTGYTFEALTSAQRELAQMVDVLVDGRFVQELADPELLFRGSSNQRLIEVGKV, translated from the coding sequence ATGAACTACCATCGCTATATCGACGTGGATGTGGTCAATGGACCGGGCACCCGCTGCACGCTATATGTGGCGGGGTGCGAGCATCATTGCCCCGGGTGCTATAACGCATCGACGTGGCCATTGAACTCGGGGCATCCGTTTTGTGATGCGTTGGCGGATCAGATTGTGGCGGACTTGAACGACACGCGGATCCGTCGGCGTGGGTTGTCGCTGACGGGGGGCGATCCGTTGCATCCGGAGAATGTGCCGGAGGTGTTGAAGCTGGTGCGGAGGGTGCGTGCAGAGTGTCCGGGCAAGGATGTTTGGATGTGGACGGGATACACGTTTGAGGCGTTGACTTCGGCGCAGCGTGAGCTGGCTCAGATGGTGGATGTGCTGGTGGATGGTCGTTTTGTCCAGGAGCTGGCGGATCCTGAGTTGTTGTTCCGTGGGTCGTCTAACCAGCGGCTGATCGAGGTGGGGAAGGTGTGA
- a CDS encoding Maf family protein, with translation MIDRPPICAMVGGMSENEAQRMILASGSPRRREMMAEAGVDFEVVPSDADELHDDSMDLFALCEVNAELKAKVVAERHPGRLVIGSDTLVAIDGVKLAKPADMEEARRMLWRLSGRTHEVCSAVALVRTGERPVSETFHVISKVTFKELSDEVIDAYYREVDPLDKAGAYAVQQCRELIIEKIDGDYHTIVGMPVAETLERAKLLL, from the coding sequence ATGATTGATCGACCGCCAATCTGCGCGATGGTGGGAGGGATGAGCGAAAACGAAGCACAGCGAATGATTTTGGCGTCGGGGTCACCGCGTCGGCGGGAGATGATGGCCGAAGCGGGAGTGGACTTTGAGGTGGTGCCCTCTGACGCGGATGAGTTGCACGACGACTCGATGGATTTGTTCGCGCTGTGCGAGGTGAATGCGGAACTCAAGGCCAAGGTGGTGGCGGAGCGTCATCCGGGGCGGTTGGTCATTGGTTCGGACACGTTGGTTGCGATCGACGGCGTGAAGCTCGCCAAGCCGGCGGACATGGAGGAAGCGCGGCGGATGTTGTGGCGTCTCTCCGGGCGGACGCACGAGGTGTGCTCGGCGGTGGCGCTGGTGCGAACCGGTGAGCGTCCGGTCAGCGAGACGTTTCATGTCATCAGCAAAGTCACGTTCAAAGAGCTGAGCGATGAGGTGATCGACGCGTATTACCGCGAGGTCGATCCGTTGGACAAGGCGGGGGCGTATGCGGTGCAGCAATGCCGCGAGTTGATCATTGAAAAGATCGACGGGGATTATCACACGATTGTGGGCATGCCGGTGGCGGAGACCTTGGAGCGGGCCAAGCTGTTGTTGTGA